The genomic segment CCCGAGGCCCTCGGCCATAAGGCGCTGGCGGCGAACCTGTCCGATCTCGCGGCGGTCGGCGCCATGCCGCGCTTCCTCCTCCTCACCCTGGGCATTCCGGATGGACTGGAGGACGGTTACGTGGAGGGCCTTCTGGACGGGATGAGGAACCTGGCCCGTCGGGAAGGGGTGGGACTTTGCGGGGGCGACTTGAGCGGGAGCCCAGGGGGGCTGGTTCTGAGCCTCACCTTGATCGGATTGGCGGGTGACCGGCCGCTCACACGCGCCGGAGGACGACCGGGAGACGCCCTCTATCTGTCGGGGAGCGTGGGCGGCGCCAGGGCGGCCCTTCGGGCCTTCCAGCAGGGGGCCGTCCTGGACCGCTTCGAGGAGGCCCCCCCGAAGGACCCGGTCCAGGGCCTTCTGGACCGCTTCTACCGCCCGCCGGCGCAGACGCTCCTGGGCCTGTCCCTGGCCCGCCCCGGGGGGGCGACCTGCTGCATCGACGTCTCGGACGGGCTGGCTCTGGATCTCCACCGGCTCTGCGGGGCATCGGGATGCGGAGCCGTAGTGGAGGCCGAGCGCATCCCGGTTGACCCGCGGGCCGGCGAGTGGAGCGAGGAGTCGGCGAGGGAGGCGGTTCTTGGAGGGGAGGACCAGGTCCTCCTGTTTGCGGCGGGTGGGGAGCCGGACCCGGAATGGGTGGGGGCCGCGGGTCCGCCCTTCCGGATCGGACGGCTGGTCGAAGGTGAGGCCCTTGAGCTACGGTGGCCCGGAGGACGGAGTGAGCCGCTTCTTCCCAGAGGGTTCGACCACTTCGTTCGGTGAGGCCGCGCGGGCGGTCCTCGGGCTCGGGGATACGCCGGCCAGGACGGCCGCCGGAGCGGGCCTGGGCGTGGCCATCGGTCTCCTGCCCGTGGTCCCCTTCCAGACGGCCATCGCACTCCTCCTGGCGTTTCTTCTCCGCCTGAACCGCCCGGCCGTGCTCGCGGGGACCCTGATCTGGCAGCCCTTTACGGCGCCGGCCATCCTGGCCGTCGCCTTCGCGGTGGGCCGAATCCTCTTTCCGGGTCCTTTCGCCGGAGGCGGTGACCTCGCGGCTTTCCTCCTGGGGGCGGTGCTCCTTTCGGCGGCCGGCGGGAGTGGCACGGCCCTGGTCGCCTACATCGTGCTGCGCAGAAGGGCTAGACGGAACCGCCCACCGTCCGTCTTACAGTCGGGAGGGCCGGCGTGAAGGGGGGGATACTGCGGTCCCTTCTGAGGCTTGCCTTCGGCGGCGACCCCGAGGCCTTCGACCAAGTGGTGGCGGGCACGCGAGAGAGCCTTTTCTGGACGGTGAGGCGGATGACGGGACGGGATGCCATCGCGGACGAGGTCCTTCAAGAGGCCTACCTCGCGCTCTGGGAGCGGGGAAGGGCGGGGCTTCCCGAGGAGCCCGAAGCATGGCTCCGCCGGTTCTGCGTGAACCGGGCCATCGACCACCTCCGCCGGGAGGAGACTCGCCGTGTCCTCCCCGAGCCGGACGTCCTGGACGCCTTTTCGGTGGCCCCGAAGGCGGAGCAGACCCTTTGGACGAGGGAGGTCGAGGACGCATTGGCGGCGGCCTTGGAGGTCCTCCCCGCCCATGAAAGGGCCGTCTTCCTTCTGCGGTTCGTGGAGGGCCTGGACTTTCGGGCCATCGCCTCTTCCCTTGGGGTGGCCGAGAGCACCGTCAGGAACCAGGCCAT from the Acidobacteriota bacterium genome contains:
- a CDS encoding DUF2062 domain-containing protein, with product MSRFFPEGSTTSFGEAARAVLGLGDTPARTAAGAGLGVAIGLLPVVPFQTAIALLLAFLLRLNRPAVLAGTLIWQPFTAPAILAVAFAVGRILFPGPFAGGGDLAAFLLGAVLLSAAGGSGTALVAYIVLRRRARRNRPPSVLQSGGPA
- a CDS encoding sigma-70 family RNA polymerase sigma factor; translation: MKGGILRSLLRLAFGGDPEAFDQVVAGTRESLFWTVRRMTGRDAIADEVLQEAYLALWERGRAGLPEEPEAWLRRFCVNRAIDHLRREETRRVLPEPDVLDAFSVAPKAEQTLWTREVEDALAAALEVLPAHERAVFLLRFVEGLDFRAIASSLGVAESTVRNQAMQARRKVQRRLEERGISL
- the thiL gene encoding thiamine-phosphate kinase translates to MTGPRRGEADWIRHIQRTWGPSGAEVDLGDDACVLPPARYAVTTDALVEGVDFERRWAPPEALGHKALAANLSDLAAVGAMPRFLLLTLGIPDGLEDGYVEGLLDGMRNLARREGVGLCGGDLSGSPGGLVLSLTLIGLAGDRPLTRAGGRPGDALYLSGSVGGARAALRAFQQGAVLDRFEEAPPKDPVQGLLDRFYRPPAQTLLGLSLARPGGATCCIDVSDGLALDLHRLCGASGCGAVVEAERIPVDPRAGEWSEESAREAVLGGEDQVLLFAAGGEPDPEWVGAAGPPFRIGRLVEGEALELRWPGGRSEPLLPRGFDHFVR